A part of Melittangium boletus DSM 14713 genomic DNA contains:
- a CDS encoding VOC family protein, whose protein sequence is MNSSSPSGSASPFVYVADVDAHCARARAAGAAIVMEPYNTEYGSRNYAARDLEGNVWSFGTYRPAP, encoded by the coding sequence TTGAATTCGTCCTCTCCAAGTGGCTCGGCGTCGCCTTTCGTGTACGTGGCCGATGTCGACGCGCACTGTGCCCGCGCCCGTGCCGCTGGCGCCGCCATCGTGATGGAGCCGTACAACACCGAGTACGGCTCCCGGAATTACGCGGCGCGTGACCTCGAGGGCAACGTCTGGAGCTTCGGGACCTACCGCCCCGCGCCCTGA